The genomic segment AAAGCCGGGATATTGGCTAAAAGTCCATAGGGGTAGAGGTGATTAAAGTAGTAAATAATCAAAGGGGCGGTACTCAACTCTGCAAAGGCGGTTGAAAGGAGAATTCCTACAAAGAATACCCGGACTTTTCCCCCTAGGTTTTCTTTTTTTAGGGATATCAGCCGATAGGCATACAAAATCGCCGTGGTAGCCACCATGGTTAATTGGAAGCTTGCCTCGAATAAGCTGACAGGATCTATAAGTAAAAGAAGCAGGGCGGAGACGGCCAGACTATAAAAAGGATCTGCGTTTCGATCAAACAAGGTGGCCAGAAGGAAAATGGAAGTCATCAGAGAAGCGCGAATCATGGGAGGTTCGAACCCAGCCAGGAAGGCATATACAAAAACCGCCCCTATCACTCCAAGGAGAAGGGGTCGGGAAAGGATTCTGAATAATTTAAATACTATAAATAAGAACCCTGCAAGAATTCCGATATTTCCCCCGGAGACCACCAACAAATGATAGAGTCCGGACAATCTGAAATTTTCCTGGAGTTCCGGAGTTAGAGAAGTTTTACTCCCCAGAATCATAGCCTGGAGAATGCCCCGTTCATCTTCCGATGGGGATTTTTTTTCAAGGGGATCTTGATCCTCTTCTCCGGCTTCCTGTTCAAGGGGGTCTTCAACCCCCTCAGGAAAACGGGTTTCAGATCCTATGTCAGAGGAAGGGTTCAGAAAATTCATCATCTGCTCCCGAACATGGAATATCCTGCGTAATAGAGAAAATCCGCTTCCGGTTTCTAACCGTCGAAGCAGATAGGGGGAGTAGTGACTCAGGGAACCCGTTAAATAAATCCCCTGGCGGGCAAGATAGGCTTTGTAGGCAAAGGCCCCAGGGTTTTGATAATTCACAGGAATATGGAGTCGGATGCGAACCCTCAGGCGATCCCCATATTGAAAATCGGGAATATCGTGAAGAGTGGGCACTTTATGGACGGTAATTCGGATCTTACCCGTTACAGCCTGTCGGGACACCCCTTCTTCCAGGATTTCAGTCTCCAAATAAAGGCGGTCCCGGTCCGGAAACCTCTCCCGGGGTTGATACAGTCGGCCCTCCAGGGTGACTAGTTGATGATTTTGAATCAGGTGAATCAGGTGATTGGCCGGGAGTTTCTGAGAAAGGGCATATCGAGAAATTCCCAAAACCATGAACGCCAGCAACAGAGTGACCGTGGCAGGCCGGTATCTTCGGATATAAAGAAACCCACCCGAAATAAGAGCCAGCAGCAGAAGGACCCAGGGAATATAAAGAAAGAGTCGGGGAAAGGGGAAATAATGGGCTGCAACCAGCCCCAGGGCATAACAGATCAGAAGAGGATAAATGGGGCGTTTCATGGGGCAACCAGGTAGACCCTTAGTTTCTCGAATTTATATTCGTTGATACCCGGAATGTTTTTCAGTTCGTGGATATTTTTGAATCCGCCCTGTCGCTCCCGATATTCCAGAATTCTGGTAGCGTAACCTGGGCCGATAAAAGGAAGGAGTTGCAGGTCGTAGAAATCGGCCGTATTTAAATCCAGGGGAGTTTCAGGAAGAAATGGGGATTCCGAGGTAGAGGGGGCAGAACCGGAGGTTAAAGGAGTTTCGGTTGACCCTCCGGCGAAAAAGAGACCGATCAGATAGGTGAAGAGAATCAGGAGAAGGAGGGTTGCCTGGGAAGGGGAGAAAGAGCTCTTCATAGTTTCGGGGGGATCGTACGACCCTGACCATTTCCTCCAACAAAGCAGGACTAAGGTTGTTACGACCCATTCATTTATTCCAATTTGATTTTCCTGAGTCTCAGAGAATTACTTACAACCGAAACCGAACTAAAGGCCATAGCCGCAGCAGCAAAGATAGGCTTGAGTAAGATTCCGAAAAATGGGTACAAAACCCCAGCGGCAATGGGAATTCCGATTACATTGTAGAAGAAGGCCCAGAAGAGGTTCTGTTTAATGATTTGCATGGTTTTTTTGCTCAGTCGGATAGCCACAAGTACGCCTTTGAGATCATCCCGAATCAGGGTAATATCTGAGGCTTCCATAGCGATATCTGTTCCTGTACCGATGGCAATTCCCACATCTGCTTGAGCCAGAGCCGGTGCGTCATTAATT from the Candidatus Limnocylindrales bacterium genome contains:
- a CDS encoding DNA internalization-related competence protein ComEC/Rec2, translated to MKRPIYPLLICYALGLVAAHYFPFPRLFLYIPWVLLLLALISGGFLYIRRYRPATVTLLLAFMVLGISRYALSQKLPANHLIHLIQNHQLVTLEGRLYQPRERFPDRDRLYLETEILEEGVSRQAVTGKIRITVHKVPTLHDIPDFQYGDRLRVRIRLHIPVNYQNPGAFAYKAYLARQGIYLTGSLSHYSPYLLRRLETGSGFSLLRRIFHVREQMMNFLNPSSDIGSETRFPEGVEDPLEQEAGEEDQDPLEKKSPSEDERGILQAMILGSKTSLTPELQENFRLSGLYHLLVVSGGNIGILAGFLFIVFKLFRILSRPLLLGVIGAVFVYAFLAGFEPPMIRASLMTSIFLLATLFDRNADPFYSLAVSALLLLLIDPVSLFEASFQLTMVATTAILYAYRLISLKKENLGGKVRVFFVGILLSTAFAELSTAPLIIYYFNHLYPYGLLANIPALPLSGVILPLGILACGMNFFVPALAQFFLQLDLILVRGFMDLSNFIAHLPYSEIPVSTRFLIPLLLSYLLVFGIFKGFKRPAGQRMIFALGTVLLIFSIYTLILWIIPTPLRVTFLDVGQGDSTVLELPKGSTILVDGGGSSYGSRFDVGRSILAPYLWHQGISRVDVLVISHAHADHFQGFRYLIEKFDIGALWISPWESRNPLYKELLRTAMTKGIPLLKVQQGHRQKFGEVDVQILHPSPTYLQGTVHTSDHLTNNHSLVLRVTYGKICFLFPGDIQQEAEEFLLQSGNLEPCTILKAPHHGSATSSSQEFLEALQPSIAVISSGKYSRFESFSPLILERYRKAGIKVYRTDADGAVQIQTHGVGVKVKTFGQG
- a CDS encoding helix-hairpin-helix domain-containing protein, with amino-acid sequence MKSSFSPSQATLLLLILFTYLIGLFFAGGSTETPLTSGSAPSTSESPFLPETPLDLNTADFYDLQLLPFIGPGYATRILEYRERQGGFKNIHELKNIPGINEYKFEKLRVYLVAP